The genomic interval CTGTAGCACCTGCGGCCCTGTGGGCTGCTGCGATCGCCCAGCCCGCCACAGAATTTGCCGCCACTCCGCTGACTGTCTTAGAAGGCGAACTACCCGTCGGGCTGAAGGGCACCCTCTACCGCAACGGCCCGGCCCGCCTGGAGCGGGGGGGGGTTCAATTTAGTCACTGGTTTGATGGTGATGGGGCGGTGCTGCGGGTAGGGTTTGATGGCGGTTCGGCTGTGGCCAACTATCGCTACGTGCGCTCTGCCGGATTTGTGGAGGAGGAAGAGTCTGGGCAGTGCCTGTATCGAGGTTACGGCACCCTGCCGCCCGTTTCCATCTGGCAGCGTTGGCAGACTCAAATTAAAAATGTCGCCAATATCTCAGTACTGGCTCTGCCCGATCGTCTGCTGGCTCTGTGGGAGGGGGGACTGCCCCATGGGCTCGATCTCGAAACCCTGGAAACGCTGGGGCTGGATAATTTAGACGGGCTCAAGCCCAGCGACACGTTTACGGCCCACCCTAAGCGCCACCCCCGCACGGGCAAAATCTTCAGCTTTGGCCTGGTGCCAGGGGGCAACGCCACCCTCCAGCTCTACCGCCTCAGCGCTGCCGGAGCCGTGGAGAAAACAGGCAGCATTCCCCTCAGCGGCATTCCGCTGATTCACGACTTTGTATTGGCCGATCGCTACCTGGTGTTTTGCGTATCGCCCGTGCGGCTTAGCCCGCTGCCGGCGCTGTTTGGCCTCAGCAGCTTTAGCGATGCGCTCCAGTGGCAGCCCCAGCAGGGCACCCAGATTATTGTGGTAGATGCAGACAGTCTGGAGCCGATCGCCTTTGACGCTACAGACCCCTGGTACCAGTGGCACTTTGGCCACAGCTACCTCGATTTTGACGGTTCGGTTGTGTTCGATGTGGTGCGCTACAAAGACTTTGCCACCAATCAGTACCTCAAAGAAGTGGCCTCGGGCCATATGACCACCCCCGCCGATGCCCAGCTCTGGCAGTACCGCATCGACCCCAAAACTGCGAGAATTTTGGATCAGCAGTGCTTGGTTGACCGCCACTGCGAGTTTCCGATCGCGATCGGCCAGGACGAAACGGCTGTCAGTTACCTGAACGTGCACCGCGACGACTTGGTGCCATTGAGCGAGCTGTTTGGCGCGATCGCCTGCTTTGACCCCAAAACTGGCCTTACCGTCGCCGATGCTGGCCCCGGCTGCTACCCCTCCGAACCGATCCCGGTGGAAAATGCTGCCAACCCTCAGCAGCCGTGGGTGCTGACTGTGGTTTACGATGGCTGTCACCACCGCAGCGAGGTGTGGGTTTTCGAGGGTCACGACCTGGAGAAGGGGCCAGTTTGCCGCCTGGAGTTGCCCAGCGTTGTACCCCCCAGCTTCCACGGCACCTGGGTGAGTGGGTAAATTTAGGTGTGCCTAGTACGGGTTGTCAGAGATAGGGCAACCCTTGCTGGGGGTGTCAGGGGTTAGGTGTCAGGAACAGCTGGCTGACTTGAGCCGCAGGGTACTAGGTCATCGGTGGCTAACGCGGCGGCACCCAGGTACGCAGAACGCGACCGGGGATCGCTTTCCCCAGCCAGGGGGTATTGGCCGAGAGGGAACACAGGGTTGACGTGCTGACCGTCCAGGTAGTGTCGGGATCAAACAACACCATCTCGGCGGGCTGCTGGGGCTGAATGGTGGGCAGCGTTTGCCCCCAGCAAGCAGCAGGATTGGTGCTCAGTGCCCGAACCAAGGTTAGCGGCGACCAGTCGCCCTTGACCACAAAGGCATCCCACAAAATCCCCAGGGCCAGCTCCAGGCCGATCGCTCCCGGTGGGGCCGAGGGAAAGCCCACAGTTTTGTCTTCGTAGGTGTGCGGGGTATGGTCGATCGCGATCGCATCCACCACCCCCGCCTTTACCCCCGCAATCAGCGCCAACCGGTCTTCAGGATTTCCCAACGGCGGCGACAGGCGCAGGGTAGGGTCGTAGCCGCCCAGATCCTTCGTGCTAAACAGCAAATGCATCCAGGTGGTGCTGGCGGTCACGGACAATCCCCGCTCCTTGGCCTGCCGCACCAGCTCCACCCCTCGCGCCGTCGAGAGCCGCATCAGGTGAACCGGGGTGCCCACCTCGGCCACGCATTCCAACAATGCCGCCAGGGCAGCGGTTTCAGAACTGGCCGGGTCGCCCACCAGACCGTAGATCAGCGAAAAGGGGCCTTCACGGGCCACGCCGCTGTCGCGCAGGGTGCGATCGCAGCTGTACAGCGCCACCGGCTTGCCCAGGGGCTTGAGGTACTGCAACAGTCGCTGAGTCAGCAAAGGATTTTGAATCGCTCGACCATCGGCAAAGCCCGCGATCGCAGCTTCCGCCAGCTCCGCCAACTCCACCATCTGCTGGCCCTGGGCACCCTGGGTCAGCGCCCCCCAGGGGTAGAGCTGGGGCAAAGACGGATCACCACCCGCCAGGGCGTCTCGCCGCGACCGTAGTTTCTCCACCATCGCCGAATGGTCGATCGCAGGTTCGGTATCGGGCAAAATCCCCAGTCGGGTAAAGCCCCCCGCCTGCCCTGCCGCCAGCAGCGACTTCAGGGTTTCGCGCGGCTCGTGGCCCGGTTCCCCCGAGTGGCTGTAGAGATCCACTAGGCCCGGCAGCAGAATTTTTCCCTGACCGTCGACCATCTCGGCCCTGGCGGGAATGACGGTGATCGACGGGGCGATCTCTGTCACTACCCCGTCCTGTACCAGCACATCGGCGGTGCGATCGCTCCCCATGACCGCATCCAGCACCCGCACCTGCTGAATCAGCTGCGCCCCCGCTGCCGCAACCTCCGTCACAGTGCCCCCGCTGCGGTTTTGTCCAGCACGCTGCCCGACAGGTGAATGGTGATATTGGCCGTCACCAGCACCGGGGCGCTGTCGATACCGTTCGGGTAGTCGATCACGCTGACGGCACCATTGCCCTGCTTAAACCGCCAGAACGACTCTGGCCCCAGCCCCAGCACGTGGCACAGCAGCGCCTTGTTCACCGCATCGTGAGCGACAACGAGAACGGTCTGCACTTCCTCGCTGCCGCTGTGGGCCGAGACGATTTCCTTCCAGGCCGCGATCGATCGCAACCACACCTGCTCCAGGTTTTCGCCCCCCGGCATTTGCACGGTTTCGGGCTGGCTCTGCCACTGCTCCAGCATGCCGGGATAGTTGGTCTCAATTTCCGACTCGTACAGCCCCTCCCATTCGCCGTGGCTGATTTCTCGCAGCTCGTTGATCGAGTGCAGCGTCAGGCCAGGGTGGTGCTGCAGAATGATTTCCGCTGTTTCTTTGGGGCGGGCCATAAAGCTGGTGTAGGCCGCATCGATGGTCACGGGTTTAAGAAATTCTGCCGCCTTCTCGCCCTGGGCGCGGCCATTGTCGTTAAGCGGCACATCGATCTGGCCCTGAAAGCGGCCCTGGCGGTTCCACTCGGTTTCTCCGTGGCGCACCAGCAGCATGCGGGGGCCTCGGTGACCGCGGCGCATGTCGGGCAGCGGTGCGCTCATGTGGCTGGTCAGGTTCATGGCCTCGACCTGCACCGGGCTGCCCCAGCCGCCTGCGAAATTGAGCACGCTGATGTTGCAGTTGGCCTGGTTGAGGCTGTTAAAGCGCTCTGGCCCCAGCCCAATGGCGGTGCTAATCAGCGCCCGGTTGATGGCGCTGTGGGCCACAATCAGCACAGTCTGGCCCTGGTGCGCCGCCAGCAGCTCCTGCCAAAACCGGGTGGCCTGCTGATACAGCTCGCGAATGGGGTAAAACTCTACAGTCGTGCCGTCGGACTGGGGCACGGCCATAACAAAGTTGGCCGGGTCGGTGCGCCACTGCTCAAAGGTTTGGGGATACTGCGTTTCGGCCTCGACAAAGGGCATCCCCTCCCACAGGGGCAGGCTGATTTCTTTGAGGTTGTCGGTAAAGCTGGGGGCGGCCAGAGCCGGGGTGCTCTTTTGCAGCTCGGCGGTAATGATTTCTGCCGTTTTGCGGGCGCGCTTGAGAGGGCTGGCCCACACTGCATCAAAGGGAATGCCGACCAGTGCCTGCCCCACCTGCAGCGCCTGGGCTTCGCCGCCAGGGGTGAGTTCTGACTCATCGCAGTGGCCTTGAATGCGCTTTTGCTGGTTGTAGGTGCTCTGCCCGTGGCGAACGATAATTACGCGGGTTTTCAGGGGTCTGTCCTCTCAGTTGTTCAACCAACGTCAGATTTTACCCTGTTGGGGAGTCGCCCCGCAGCTTTGCTGCACACGTGTCTGAATGATCAATCGAATTCTTGACCTCAACCGTTGTCCTGACGATAGATCCATACTTCTCCAGAGTTCATCGCTGCCCGAACAGCATTGAGCAAGTTGAGAGATTACCAATAGCGCTGGCAGGCGTGGGATAATAGTATTGTTGAAGCAGTGAGAAGAACTTAACTCTGGTGATTCATATCATTAGAAAGTGAGGAATGTATGGCCTTTCAATTTACAGTCACTATTGAAAAAGATGATGAAGGGTATTATGCTCATTGTCCGCAATTGCCGGGGTGCCAGAGCCAAGGAGAAACGTTAGAAGAGGTAAAAGCAAACATTCAAGAGGCTATTGAACTTTACCTGGAAACTCTTTCCTACGCCGAAAAACAGGCTTTGGCTAAACAAGAAATTTTGACTATGCAGCTTGAGGTACAAGTTGCCTAAACAACCAAGGCTGACTCACCAAGAGGCAGAGCAGAGGCTACTCAAAGCTAATTTTTTACTTATACGTACAAAGGGTAGTCATCGTATTTATTTCCGAGAAGGAGTAAGAGTTGTCGTGCCTTGCCACTCCGGGAAAACTTTGCATCCAAAGATAGTTAAGCAGGTGCTTGAAGCAATTGAGTCGTTTGACAATGACTAGGGTTTGCTGACTGAGGAGGTTCTCGTAGGGCATAGCTTTTTGCTTTACCGCTGTCGCCACTGGCCGGGAGTGACCCCCAGCAGGCGCTTGAAGTGGCGATTCAGATGGCTCTGGTTGGCGAAGCCTGTCTGGTAGGCAATGTCGGCGATCGCCAGGTCTGGCCGCGCCAGCAGCGCTTTGGCCCGCTCAACCCGGCAGCGAATGACGTACTGGTGCGGCGCAAACCCGGTGGACTGTTTGAACAGCTGGGCGAAGTAGTGGGCGCTCATGCCCGCCAGGGTGGCGAGGGTGTCGAGGCTGAGGTCGGCGTCTAAGTGGCTGTGGATGTAGTCGATCACCCGCCGCAGCTTGGGGCGAGATAGGCCGTCATTGTAAGTCGTCAGCTGGGGCTTGCGGGTGGCGTAGGTTTGCAGCAGATGCACCGCCAGTGTGGTCGTCAGCGACTCGGCATAGAGGCGGTTTGGAGCGCCCGTCTGCAACAGCCGCCGCAGGGCCAGACCCAGCTGCAGCACCAGCAGATCCTGGGTGGCGAAGTGGGGCACCAGCTCGTAGGTGGTGCCATCGGCAGCTTCGTCGAGCGATCGCCCCAGGGCCGCCGGGTCAAACACCAGGTTCATAAACTCACCGGGCACGTTCCAGCGCGATCGCTGCCCCACCCCGGCAGGTAGCACCAAAATATCGCCCGGATGCACCCGCTCCAGCTTGTACTGGCCATCGATGCAGCGCTCAGCCACCGCCGTATCGGGCAGCTGGGTAAACAGCACAATAGCGTGCCAGGGAGTCGCAACCTCGGTGGCGGTTTCACCCGGCGGCTCCCAGCGGCAGTCTACATAGGTGTTGCGCCAGCAAAAATCGACCGTAGACAGCAACGGCGGTGCCGTAAACACGGCATCTACCTGCTCTGGGGTGGAGAGAATCTGAGGGGCCATGCTGTAGCTCGATGGGTACACGCCTAACCCGGACAACTTCAGCTTAGCCTATTCCTATTACAGCCGCTGGGCCAGCGCGATCGCCAGCGGACTGAGCAGCAGCGCCGGTAAAAACGAGGCCACCCGCACCTGGCCAATCTCCAACAAATTCAGGCCCAGCCCTAAAATCATTAGCCCGCCCGTGCCGGTAATCAGCAGCACGTGGGGGCTGGTGGTGGGGTCTGGAATGATTGCCCCCGAGACACTGGCCAGCAGCGATAGCCCCCCCTGCACCGCCAGCACGCTTAGGGCCGAAAAGCCCACCCCAACGCCGTAGGTGCCGGTCAGGGCGATCGCGGCCAGCCCGTCCATCGTTGCCTTGAGCGTCAGCAGGGTATTGTCGCCAGTCAGGCCGTTGTTGAGGCTGCCCACGATCGCCATCGGGCCAATGCAAAATAGCAGGCTGGCCGCCACAAACCCCTCGGTAAAGCGTCCGCCGCCCCGCACCCTGGCCTTGAGCCAGTCGCCCAGCACCGACAGGCGCTTCTCAATCTGCCACCATTCCCCCAGCAGCCCCCCCGCCGCCAGCACCAGCAGCGCCAGAATAATCCCGTCGATGGGGCCAGCG from Leptolyngbya sp. KIOST-1 carries:
- a CDS encoding carotenoid oxygenase family protein: MAPSAPPKAQPSVAPAALWAAAIAQPATEFAATPLTVLEGELPVGLKGTLYRNGPARLERGGVQFSHWFDGDGAVLRVGFDGGSAVANYRYVRSAGFVEEEESGQCLYRGYGTLPPVSIWQRWQTQIKNVANISVLALPDRLLALWEGGLPHGLDLETLETLGLDNLDGLKPSDTFTAHPKRHPRTGKIFSFGLVPGGNATLQLYRLSAAGAVEKTGSIPLSGIPLIHDFVLADRYLVFCVSPVRLSPLPALFGLSSFSDALQWQPQQGTQIIVVDADSLEPIAFDATDPWYQWHFGHSYLDFDGSVVFDVVRYKDFATNQYLKEVASGHMTTPADAQLWQYRIDPKTARILDQQCLVDRHCEFPIAIGQDETAVSYLNVHRDDLVPLSELFGAIACFDPKTGLTVADAGPGCYPSEPIPVENAANPQQPWVLTVVYDGCHHRSEVWVFEGHDLEKGPVCRLELPSVVPPSFHGTWVSG
- a CDS encoding dihydroorotase is translated as MTEVAAAGAQLIQQVRVLDAVMGSDRTADVLVQDGVVTEIAPSITVIPARAEMVDGQGKILLPGLVDLYSHSGEPGHEPRETLKSLLAAGQAGGFTRLGILPDTEPAIDHSAMVEKLRSRRDALAGGDPSLPQLYPWGALTQGAQGQQMVELAELAEAAIAGFADGRAIQNPLLTQRLLQYLKPLGKPVALYSCDRTLRDSGVAREGPFSLIYGLVGDPASSETAALAALLECVAEVGTPVHLMRLSTARGVELVRQAKERGLSVTASTTWMHLLFSTKDLGGYDPTLRLSPPLGNPEDRLALIAGVKAGVVDAIAIDHTPHTYEDKTVGFPSAPPGAIGLELALGILWDAFVVKGDWSPLTLVRALSTNPAACWGQTLPTIQPQQPAEMVLFDPDTTWTVSTSTLCSLSANTPWLGKAIPGRVLRTWVPPR
- a CDS encoding histidine phosphatase family protein yields the protein MKTRVIIVRHGQSTYNQQKRIQGHCDESELTPGGEAQALQVGQALVGIPFDAVWASPLKRARKTAEIITAELQKSTPALAAPSFTDNLKEISLPLWEGMPFVEAETQYPQTFEQWRTDPANFVMAVPQSDGTTVEFYPIRELYQQATRFWQELLAAHQGQTVLIVAHSAINRALISTAIGLGPERFNSLNQANCNISVLNFAGGWGSPVQVEAMNLTSHMSAPLPDMRRGHRGPRMLLVRHGETEWNRQGRFQGQIDVPLNDNGRAQGEKAAEFLKPVTIDAAYTSFMARPKETAEIILQHHPGLTLHSINELREISHGEWEGLYESEIETNYPGMLEQWQSQPETVQMPGGENLEQVWLRSIAAWKEIVSAHSGSEEVQTVLVVAHDAVNKALLCHVLGLGPESFWRFKQGNGAVSVIDYPNGIDSAPVLVTANITIHLSGSVLDKTAAGAL
- a CDS encoding type II toxin-antitoxin system HicB family antitoxin, which gives rise to MAFQFTVTIEKDDEGYYAHCPQLPGCQSQGETLEEVKANIQEAIELYLETLSYAEKQALAKQEILTMQLEVQVA
- a CDS encoding type II toxin-antitoxin system HicA family toxin, whose translation is MPKQPRLTHQEAEQRLLKANFLLIRTKGSHRIYFREGVRVVVPCHSGKTLHPKIVKQVLEAIESFDND
- a CDS encoding AraC family transcriptional regulator → MAPQILSTPEQVDAVFTAPPLLSTVDFCWRNTYVDCRWEPPGETATEVATPWHAIVLFTQLPDTAVAERCIDGQYKLERVHPGDILVLPAGVGQRSRWNVPGEFMNLVFDPAALGRSLDEAADGTTYELVPHFATQDLLVLQLGLALRRLLQTGAPNRLYAESLTTTLAVHLLQTYATRKPQLTTYNDGLSRPKLRRVIDYIHSHLDADLSLDTLATLAGMSAHYFAQLFKQSTGFAPHQYVIRCRVERAKALLARPDLAIADIAYQTGFANQSHLNRHFKRLLGVTPGQWRQR
- a CDS encoding DUF554 domain-containing protein; its protein translation is MLNLWATTSGTWINVATVLLGTALGLMLRSRLPKSMQQIITQAVGLMTVVIGVSMATGLSAIDAGPIDGIILALLVLAAGGLLGEWWQIEKRLSVLGDWLKARVRGGGRFTEGFVAASLLFCIGPMAIVGSLNNGLTGDNTLLTLKATMDGLAAIALTGTYGVGVGFSALSVLAVQGGLSLLASVSGAIIPDPTTSPHVLLITGTGGLMILGLGLNLLEIGQVRVASFLPALLLSPLAIALAQRL